The following coding sequences lie in one Zingiber officinale cultivar Zhangliang chromosome 2B, Zo_v1.1, whole genome shotgun sequence genomic window:
- the LOC122049290 gene encoding uncharacterized protein LOC122049290, with protein sequence MSRHWRLSYKASVVIDDASLTDEGTNFLDEQFDCIYNKIQEMNISRKCDNQSQRKKAIDGAPSIVDPSLVRAKDCGKRLKSLKEMSTSKSRLCHGYGHQGVSHDKLNYPLLQQGSTATDKDNTNDDESYEEDLTSIAGSNNLPFEL encoded by the exons ATGTCAAGACACTggaggttatcctataaagcttcagtagtgatcgatgatgcatctttgactgatgaggggacaaacttcttggatgaacaatttgattgtatatacaataaaattcaagagatgaacatTAGTAGAAAATGTGACAATCAAAGTCAAAGGAAGAAAGCTATCGATGGGGCCCCCTCTATTgttgatccttctttagtaagGGCAAAAGACTGTGGGAAAAGATTGAAATCTTTAAAAGAGATGTCTACCTCAAAGTCCAGGCTATGTCATGGATATGGTCACCAAGGTGTCTCACACGACAAGCTCAACTATCCATTATTGCAGCAAGG ATCAACTGCTACAGATAAAGATAATACCAACGATGATGAATCATATGAAGAAGATTTGACATCAATAGCTG GTTCTAACAACTTGCCCTTTGAGTTATAA